The following is a genomic window from bacterium.
TTGGTTACCGACGCCGACGGACAGCCGTTGCGCTCCGATTCGATTACCCGCGTGTTCCTCAACATCAGTAAGCGGGCGGGCCTGCCGCACCCGATCACGCCCCACACGTTGCGGTACTATTTTGGCTGTGCGGTGCTGACGGCGAGCAGCGATCTCGAACTGAGGCGGCAACTGCCGCGGCACAGCACCCTGCACATGAGTTTGCAATACGCGAGGCTCACCAAGACCGACGTACTCCGCAAGTATCAGCGATCAAGCCCGCTGGATCGGCTGACCCGGCACTGACATGGGCAGGCAGGTAGCCGTCGTGCTTTACGTGGTGGCGATGGCAGCCGTCATAGTCGGTGTAGATTTCGTGTTCTTCAGAAACCGATTCTGGGAACGGCTGACAGTGAATATTGGCATTGTCTTGGTGTTCGCCGCTTTCTACTTGAGATTCCTCAGGCGTCCATGAACAAGGCGCGATAGCGCCCCTTCGCTGCGATTGTGCAGACGCACTTCGCACTCGCTACAGACGAGTGATCTGTGCTAACATCCTCTGCCCGCATGGTGTCCCGGATGCCTCGCAAATACATCGATTGCAGGCGATTCCCGTTAAGTGGTGTTCTGAGACAGAAAGAACGGGGCCGCGTCGCAGGATCGGGCGCGGCTCCTCACTGTAATCGAAAGCAGGTCCATCTTGACGCTCCGTTGAAAGCGACTTCCGTTTCACCGTCCGATCCAACGTCCTGGGGTTTGTCGGTCCGCG
Proteins encoded in this region:
- a CDS encoding tyrosine-type recombinase/integrase — translated: MREKSQGYPDHVTAHARADGIDLDGAVDDYLVTDADGQPLRSDSITRVFLNISKRAGLPHPITPHTLRYYFGCAVLTASSDLELRRQLPRHSTLHMSLQYARLTKTDVLRKYQRSSPLDRLTRH